The proteins below are encoded in one region of Microbispora sp. NBC_01189:
- a CDS encoding GNAT family N-acetyltransferase — MSEVILRYGGLDDVEAVLRFWLESAENTDRHDDAAKVTALVERDPEALLIAEIGGRVAGTLIAGWDGWRASLYRLAVDPAERRRGIGSQLIRAAEERFRKHGAFRVDAMVLNDNALAHHAWAAAGYTMQTDCARWVRRLT; from the coding sequence ATGAGCGAGGTCATCCTGCGGTACGGCGGTCTCGACGACGTCGAGGCCGTGCTGCGGTTCTGGCTGGAGTCCGCGGAGAACACCGACCGGCACGACGACGCCGCCAAGGTCACGGCATTGGTCGAGCGCGATCCGGAGGCGCTGCTCATCGCCGAGATCGGCGGCCGCGTGGCCGGCACGCTGATCGCGGGCTGGGACGGCTGGCGCGCGAGCCTCTACCGGCTCGCCGTCGACCCGGCCGAGCGGCGCAGGGGCATCGGATCACAGCTGATCCGGGCCGCGGAGGAGCGGTTCCGGAAGCACGGCGCGTTCCGGGTCGACGCGATGGTCCTCAACGACAACGCCCTGGCGCACCACGCCTGGGCGGCGGCGGGATACACGATGCAGACCGACTGCGCCCGCTGGGTCAGGCGCCTCACCTAA